In Scylla paramamosain isolate STU-SP2022 chromosome 19, ASM3559412v1, whole genome shotgun sequence, a single genomic region encodes these proteins:
- the LOC135109857 gene encoding cyclin-dependent kinase 9-like isoform X2 → MHDRTTRTGWDAVLTEDARVRSCNPQFQEVFKARHKKTKKVVALKKVLMENEKEGFPITALREIKILQQLKHDNVVKLNEICRTKPSAFNRWRSTFYLVFDFCEHDLAGLLSNYNVKFSLGEIKKVMQQLLEGLFYIHSSKILHRDMKAANVLITKSGTLKLADFGLARAFSQRNGQPNRYTNRVVTLWYRPPELLLGERNYGPPIDLWGAGCIMAEMWTRTPIMQGSTEQHQLNLISQLCGSITPEMWPGVELLPLYSTMELPKNHKRKVKDRLKPYVRDPYACDLIDKMLTLDPAKRMDADSSLNHDFFWVDPLPCDLGKMLSHHTHSMFEFLAPPRRGKQPQQQQATQPQPSQAAHSSQQSQSSQSGQSQPGGSRRPGHRSSASASVASMSSCPERIF, encoded by the exons CAAGGCTCGAcacaagaagacaaagaaagttgtagccttgaagaaggtacttatggaaaatgaaaaggagggt TTCCCCATCACTGCCCTTAGGGAGATCAAGATCCTGCAGCAGCTGAAGCATGACAATGTTGTCAAGCTGAATGAAATCTGCCGCACAAAAC CATCTGCTTTCAACCGTTGGCGCTCCACATTCTACCTTGTGTTTGACTTCTGTGAGCACGACCTGGCGGGGCTGCTGTCCAACTACAATGTGAAGTTCAGCCTCGGGGAGATCAAGAAGGTGATGCAGCAGCTCCTGGAGGGACTCTTCTACATCCACAGCAGCAAG ATCCTCCACAGAGACATGAAGGCAGCAAATGTTCTCATCACAAAGTCTGGAACACTCAAGTTGGCAGACTTTGGCCTTGCCCGAGCCTTCTCCCAGCGCAACGGTCAGCCCAACAG GTACACGAACCGCGTGGTGACCCTGTGGTACCGCCCCCCGGAGCTCCTGCTGGGGGAGAGGAACTATGGGCCACCCATCGACCTATGGGGGGCGGGGTGCATTATGGCTGAGATGTGGACCCGCACCCCCAtcatgcag GGCAGTACCGAGCAGCACCAGCTGAACCTGATCTCCCAGCTGTGCGGCTCCATCACCCCTGAGATGTGGCCGGGCGTGGAGCTGCTGCCTCTCTACTCCACCATGGAACTCCCCAAGAACCACAAGCGCAAGGTGAAGGACAGACTCAAACCCTACGTGAGGGACCCCTACGCTTGTGACCTTATAGACAAGATGCTCACCCTGGACCCGGCTAAGAGGATGG ACGCAGACTCATCCCTTAACCACGACTTCTTCTGGGTGGACCCTCTGCCATGCGACCTGGGCAAGATGCTGtcccaccacacccacagcaTGTTTGAGTTTCTGGCACCACCACGGCGAGGGAagcagccacagcagcagcaggccacACAACCCCAGCCATCACAAGCAGCTCATTCCTCACAGCAGTCCCAGTCCTCACAATCTGGCCAGTCACAGCCAGGGGGATCCAGACGGCCAGGGCATCGCTCTTCTGCCTCCGCCAGTGTAGCCAGTATGTCTTCATGTCCTGAGAGAATATTCTGA
- the LOC135109857 gene encoding cyclin-dependent kinase 9-like isoform X3, translating into MEKKEEEEEEEEELSKKREVFKARHKKTKKVVALKKVLMENEKEGFPITALREIKILQQLKHDNVVKLNEICRTKPSAFNRWRSTFYLVFDFCEHDLAGLLSNYNVKFSLGEIKKVMQQLLEGLFYIHSSKILHRDMKAANVLITKSGTLKLADFGLARAFSQRNGQPNRYTNRVVTLWYRPPELLLGERNYGPPIDLWGAGCIMAEMWTRTPIMQGSTEQHQLNLISQLCGSITPEMWPGVELLPLYSTMELPKNHKRKVKDRLKPYVRDPYACDLIDKMLTLDPAKRMDADSSLNHDFFWVDPLPCDLGKMLSHHTHSMFEFLAPPRRGKQPQQQQATQPQPSQAAHSSQQSQSSQSGQSQPGGSRRPGHRSSASASVASMSSCPERIF; encoded by the exons CAAGGCTCGAcacaagaagacaaagaaagttgtagccttgaagaaggtacttatggaaaatgaaaaggagggt TTCCCCATCACTGCCCTTAGGGAGATCAAGATCCTGCAGCAGCTGAAGCATGACAATGTTGTCAAGCTGAATGAAATCTGCCGCACAAAAC CATCTGCTTTCAACCGTTGGCGCTCCACATTCTACCTTGTGTTTGACTTCTGTGAGCACGACCTGGCGGGGCTGCTGTCCAACTACAATGTGAAGTTCAGCCTCGGGGAGATCAAGAAGGTGATGCAGCAGCTCCTGGAGGGACTCTTCTACATCCACAGCAGCAAG ATCCTCCACAGAGACATGAAGGCAGCAAATGTTCTCATCACAAAGTCTGGAACACTCAAGTTGGCAGACTTTGGCCTTGCCCGAGCCTTCTCCCAGCGCAACGGTCAGCCCAACAG GTACACGAACCGCGTGGTGACCCTGTGGTACCGCCCCCCGGAGCTCCTGCTGGGGGAGAGGAACTATGGGCCACCCATCGACCTATGGGGGGCGGGGTGCATTATGGCTGAGATGTGGACCCGCACCCCCAtcatgcag GGCAGTACCGAGCAGCACCAGCTGAACCTGATCTCCCAGCTGTGCGGCTCCATCACCCCTGAGATGTGGCCGGGCGTGGAGCTGCTGCCTCTCTACTCCACCATGGAACTCCCCAAGAACCACAAGCGCAAGGTGAAGGACAGACTCAAACCCTACGTGAGGGACCCCTACGCTTGTGACCTTATAGACAAGATGCTCACCCTGGACCCGGCTAAGAGGATGG ACGCAGACTCATCCCTTAACCACGACTTCTTCTGGGTGGACCCTCTGCCATGCGACCTGGGCAAGATGCTGtcccaccacacccacagcaTGTTTGAGTTTCTGGCACCACCACGGCGAGGGAagcagccacagcagcagcaggccacACAACCCCAGCCATCACAAGCAGCTCATTCCTCACAGCAGTCCCAGTCCTCACAATCTGGCCAGTCACAGCCAGGGGGATCCAGACGGCCAGGGCATCGCTCTTCTGCCTCCGCCAGTGTAGCCAGTATGTCTTCATGTCCTGAGAGAATATTCTGA
- the LOC135109857 gene encoding cyclin-dependent kinase 9-like isoform X1: MMGSREKNYEDLHFPFCDEVSKYEKLDKIGQGTFGEVFKARHKKTKKVVALKKVLMENEKEGFPITALREIKILQQLKHDNVVKLNEICRTKPSAFNRWRSTFYLVFDFCEHDLAGLLSNYNVKFSLGEIKKVMQQLLEGLFYIHSSKILHRDMKAANVLITKSGTLKLADFGLARAFSQRNGQPNRYTNRVVTLWYRPPELLLGERNYGPPIDLWGAGCIMAEMWTRTPIMQGSTEQHQLNLISQLCGSITPEMWPGVELLPLYSTMELPKNHKRKVKDRLKPYVRDPYACDLIDKMLTLDPAKRMDADSSLNHDFFWVDPLPCDLGKMLSHHTHSMFEFLAPPRRGKQPQQQQATQPQPSQAAHSSQQSQSSQSGQSQPGGSRRPGHRSSASASVASMSSCPERIF; this comes from the exons CAAGGCTCGAcacaagaagacaaagaaagttgtagccttgaagaaggtacttatggaaaatgaaaaggagggt TTCCCCATCACTGCCCTTAGGGAGATCAAGATCCTGCAGCAGCTGAAGCATGACAATGTTGTCAAGCTGAATGAAATCTGCCGCACAAAAC CATCTGCTTTCAACCGTTGGCGCTCCACATTCTACCTTGTGTTTGACTTCTGTGAGCACGACCTGGCGGGGCTGCTGTCCAACTACAATGTGAAGTTCAGCCTCGGGGAGATCAAGAAGGTGATGCAGCAGCTCCTGGAGGGACTCTTCTACATCCACAGCAGCAAG ATCCTCCACAGAGACATGAAGGCAGCAAATGTTCTCATCACAAAGTCTGGAACACTCAAGTTGGCAGACTTTGGCCTTGCCCGAGCCTTCTCCCAGCGCAACGGTCAGCCCAACAG GTACACGAACCGCGTGGTGACCCTGTGGTACCGCCCCCCGGAGCTCCTGCTGGGGGAGAGGAACTATGGGCCACCCATCGACCTATGGGGGGCGGGGTGCATTATGGCTGAGATGTGGACCCGCACCCCCAtcatgcag GGCAGTACCGAGCAGCACCAGCTGAACCTGATCTCCCAGCTGTGCGGCTCCATCACCCCTGAGATGTGGCCGGGCGTGGAGCTGCTGCCTCTCTACTCCACCATGGAACTCCCCAAGAACCACAAGCGCAAGGTGAAGGACAGACTCAAACCCTACGTGAGGGACCCCTACGCTTGTGACCTTATAGACAAGATGCTCACCCTGGACCCGGCTAAGAGGATGG ACGCAGACTCATCCCTTAACCACGACTTCTTCTGGGTGGACCCTCTGCCATGCGACCTGGGCAAGATGCTGtcccaccacacccacagcaTGTTTGAGTTTCTGGCACCACCACGGCGAGGGAagcagccacagcagcagcaggccacACAACCCCAGCCATCACAAGCAGCTCATTCCTCACAGCAGTCCCAGTCCTCACAATCTGGCCAGTCACAGCCAGGGGGATCCAGACGGCCAGGGCATCGCTCTTCTGCCTCCGCCAGTGTAGCCAGTATGTCTTCATGTCCTGAGAGAATATTCTGA